The DNA sequence TAAGCATTGATCTGCAAGTCGTATGTTTACTGAACGGTCCTTAAGTTCAATAAAATGTCTACACGCATTATGTGTCACCATAAAAAACCCAGGCACTGCACTTTCCTTTGTTGTGATATTTAGTGACAGTATAAGTAAGTCAATACTAATAGTGTTTGTACATAATAAATAGTGTCCTCCATACAAATGGAGGAAAGCTAGCAAAACAAAATGGAGTATGAGGGTTGGGTGCATTTTACATATGGTAATTCTTATACCGAAAGAAGATCTATTATACTAACATAGTAGGCAGCTGTATATTAGAAATTGTTGGTGGCACTGCCTTAATACAGTTAGTAGTCCATGTTTTTGTCTATGGTTGTATGTTCTCATCCATAAGTTCGGTTAGTAATAAAGTTCATGTCATAAAGTCTGGTCATGTCCATTATTTATTAAATATTTTAAGCTTCTTTCTCCTTGCAGGAATCTTTAGTACTTGGTTAAAACAAGCGTGTCCTTCCAAACCCCTTTGGACAATTCATGTTATTGACAAACCAGTATGCCGCTTACTCTATTATTTTTCTCTATTTTGTCTGTCTCTCATACACTAACACATAGACCTCCTAAGTTTTGATGAATGACCATATTACTTTCTAGGTTCTGCTTTGTGTTTTACACAAAAATTCTTTGTTTCCTTAGGTTCCATGTTGGCCTTATTTTCCTCAACCTATTCTTAACAGAGTAAAAATCTTAATAGTCGATATAGGTATATGCTGTTCGGGAGCAGTAGTCCCACGATGTTACTATTTAAAATCCAATTTATATACTTGCTCAGGTTACACGTTCAACCAAGCCGCCCTACAGCAGACCTACCAGGTACGTTGTGCCTGATTTTTATGCTGTTACATTCCTCAGAGCAAATTTTGGTACTGGTTCAGAAAAGCTATTTGTGGCATAGCAGACATTTAGCATATGGCAGTAATTAATAATTTGTAGCATATTATTTGGTCTACCAAACTAAAATGCAGTTTTGTTACCTAAGAAAGATGTTAGTGTGTTGGTCAACCCTACCGTCTTCATCATTTATAGTACCAGGAAAATAAGACCAACATGTAGTTTGATGCATGATGACGAGGAGTTAGTGTGTTTGTTCTTCTTGTGTTTCCTATTGTTTTGTAGGTTGTAGATGACCAGTTTCCCGGCCACGAGAAATGTCATAACTGCTGACTCCGACGCTGCTTGTGATTCTAAATTTTTTAATACTTTCTTCCTCTAAACACATGGCACTTTGTTATGTCCTTCTAACTATTTGCTATGCTCATCATTTATTAAGTTATTTACAAAATCAGTACAATACTCAGGTTTacctatttaaaaaaaaaatcagtctGTACAGATTGACAACGCACACAGTTTCTACAGAAAGTGAAGATTGATAATTTGGAGTGAAGCTAACAATTTTTTCCTGCTTTGCATGCTTTTCTTACTGCAAAGGATGATACGGGATATCCTACATTACACACGTCCAGATACATTTTACGTCATCACCGTGTCTATCTAATGCAGATCAAGGTCCAACGAGTCTAAGCACTAAGCCAAAGGCGGCAGCCGTCAGGTCTCCTCGAGCCAATGGACCTGATCTCCTGCTCCTATAAAGCTAAGAAGGATTCCAGTCCACCCCAAGAAAAATTTATCCTATCAAGCTCCTCAGCCGGTTGTTTCTATATTAGATAGTCTATCATAACTTTAATTATAGTTAATTAGCTATGTACAAAACTGAATGTGCTCTTATTGCCTTTTCTACCTCATTACCCTACATATTTTCTATTTAAAATTTCACGTATCATTGCACATGCGCGCGATGGCGCGCGCCCTGCAACTAGTGTGTTGAAAAAGTGCGGACAAGTTTCATTCTCTTAAAAACTCGTTTCATTTTATTTCATAAAACTTTTATCATCAATATCTATCTATACTATGTCGTCATGTCTGGCCTATGTTATTGTTTTATCGACCAAATTCACCCCTCCTTTTTGGTTTGAACATTTAAGTTTAATTTCTTACGCCCCCTGACCACCTTCATTGATAAAGTCATGCATCTGTTTCTGTTTGTTCACCTTTGCTCAAGAGTCATCAGTGAGGCGGCTCAAGGACCAGTAATGACTTTTGATCTCGTACTGTTACATGTTTTCGACATAGTGAAAAGGGTGTGAGGTGGTAGAAGCCAGAGTTCGCTAGTAGTGAATCATTTCAACTCAAATGCATGCTTCAGCGTATACTAGTAAACACCATATGGACAGTTATTACACGGTAAAAAAATTTGCGTACGTACGATATATGTTGAGATTGATGCTTATACAGACAAATCAAATGCCTTCAAGTCAAGGAAGTTAGTTGAGCAAATAGACGTCGAACTCGGCGACTCCGCCGTGGCCAAGGTCGTAGTTGTAGTTCCTGGTGATCACGTACCCGCGCGCGAACCGGCAACGCCCAGTGTCGCCAACGACCACCGACTCGCGCACCTTCTCCTCCACGTCGATGCGGCTGCTCACCGTGACGGAGCTGCCCCCGGTGCTCGCCGGCATCCAGGACCAGGTGCACGGTCACGTGCGACACGACGCCGCCCTCGGACACGCGCACGCCGAACCCCTGCGCGGTGCCCACGCGTGCGCTGTCGATCGTGGGCTCCTCCGTCCAGCGCGTTGTTAAGCACAGCGATGTCCCCGAACTGACgacgcgacgacgacgacgacgacgacggcgacgtctCGGCCGCCGTCGTGTCGCCGTCGCTCGACGAGGCCGGTGGCAGCAGGGAGCggccggacacgacgcgcatgGCGGTCGGGCGTGGGCCGGCGTACTCGTCGTGCATGTAGAAGTGAAGGTGCGTGGTAGCAGCTCCGCTGTCGTTGGCGTTGCCGCTTGTCTGGTACATGTGGGTATACACGGACACGGTCGTGgccaagaggaagaagaagaaggcaccGCCACCGAGGAAGAGGAAAGAGAGGGAAGCCATGATCGATGTTCAGCTTGGTCTTTCTTTTGGGCATTGGCGCGCCTGTGTGTGCGTGCTGGGCCTGCTGCCTTATTACGGAGTGCTAGTTTGCGGCTAAATCGCAGCTGGATTGTGGGTGTACATGTACAATTATACTTGAAATCCTTGACCTAGCGCCACTTTTGGAGAGCTCCGGCTTCGTTCTGAAAGCAACTCCATAGCACCAGCGCTCTGCTATATATGGATTTGGGCTATTTAGGAGATCTCCACCGTAGATTTGAATTCATATGCAATTTTAAAGATTATTCGGGGCCAAAATAAAAGAGGACAAAAATATTGCGTGGGCGCAATGGGTGGCCATGACCGAATGTGGAACTCTGGTGCGTCCACGGCCAGACGCATGGGAAATGGCTCAGCACAGCAGCCCAACGGCCGCCTGTCGTGGAAAGACATGGCTCATGCAGCAAAGCCAACAAGCACAGAACATTGACACATTCATGGCAAGACATGGGGAAAGACACGGTTGGGCGCAGGCGGGTTGGGCACAGCGGCTGGCATGGCACCACTTAGACAACCGAGCGCATTGGGGTCCGGCGCAGCGGCCAACCAAGCGTGAGAAGATGGCCGACATAGCGGGTTAGGCGCAAAACATCGATGAGTCAAGGTGGGGAGAAGAAATGTTAGACAAAAAGAGCTGGTATGAGATTCAAGATGGCAACAGATACATCCCGGCGGGGGACTGTAACCCCATCCCCGATGTCTCTGATTTGCCCCGCTCCCCACGTCGGGGCTCTCGTTctcccgtccccgtccccgtctcCGATTGGAGTCATGGGGGCCCGACGGGTGCCACGCACCTGACTACAAGTCAAGGGTGGCTTCGTCCACATTGGCGTCACCATGGGGAAGGTAGAAGGGCGAGGGGAAGCAGAGCCGTGAACCGATGTAGCAAGGTTGTAGGAGAGCTGATGTCGATAGAGGGAGCCATGGTACCGCAAGAAGAAACGTCAGGATTCAGGAACAAGCCATCGCTCTGACCTTTAGTCTCCAGATCTTCGTGTCGTTGTCGCAATGGAGGGCATGGCGATGAGGGTGGAGTGCAGCGGGAGCGAGACTGCGAATGTGGAAGGGCAGTGGCCCAACTCTGCGTTCTCCGTCTCTGACTCCGTGTTGCGAGCGTGAGTCAGGAGGGCGGCAGCATCCATGAGGAGTCGTGGAAAAGGATCAGTGAGGCGGTGTAAGCTAGCGGGACCAGACTGATTTTATTTTGAGTTGGGCTCAACATCTAGTACGGGGGCTCCTTTTGGCCTGCTAGGCGGGTCACCCGATGGGTGATGGGGATAGGGATTGCTTGAACGTTATAACCCTCGCTTTATCTGACAGGAATAAGTTTCAGTCCGTGAACATTTCCATGGAGATCCGTTTGACTCCGCGAACATCCCTTAATGGATGAAATCCCTGTCGGGTATCGGATATTGGGGCAGCGTTGCCATCTTGACATTAGATTGGGATGTGCAATCCCAGTCAGTTATCGTATATCGTGGTACCATTACCATCTTTACATGAGATTGGGGTGTGCAAAGCCGTGGCAAGGGGTATAATTTCTCTCGACCCCATAAAGTAAAGAGTTTTTGAGGACTCCTTGACGAAATTTGTAGATTTTATAGATTTATATTACGAGCTAGAACCATATTTTGGTAAATCTATAGTCGAAGGGCATAGCTAAAAAAAATCTGAAAGGGAAACTGCTTTTTCCCTTGTCTTAGCTGTGCTAGACGGACCTCTCAAGTTCCCGATTGTGACAAGAAGCTGTCTTCCCACCAACAACACTCGTGCACGTGCTACAATCCTGCCATCGCACTCGTGCACGTGCTGCAATCCCGTTGTTATCGGCTGACTTTTCAATTTTCGCTAAACATTAATTACACGAGCAAGACTCTCACACAGCAATTTTATAACTTCCCTCGTGTCATCTCCATTGTAATGTAACCACAGTTCGCTTCATTATTGATCTAAATACTGTTTTTTTAGTTAGGTTCACTGCAATGAATTAAAGAATAACAAAAGGTACTTTCCGATAtataaggcattgtttagttcgcaaaaaattttaagattctccatcacatcgaatctttagtcgcatgcatggaacattaaatgtagataaaaataaaaactaattgtatagtttatctgtaatttatgagatgaatcttttgagcctagttattccgaaattggacaatgtttaccaaataaaaacgaaagtgctacagtagtcaaaaaccaaaatttttgcaaactaaacaaggcctaacagaaTTAGTTTTACACACTACTGCTTTTTAGAGGCAGCGGTAGATAGTTTGTAGAGGCGTTTACTAGAAATTAATGATTTTAGAGGTTGATGTCTAGCCTCCTCTAAAAATCGATCTCTAGCTACAGCAGCCACCGTGGGTCAAAATCTAGCCACATGTAGAAATTGTTATTTAGAATTTCTTATATaggcaaaaaaagaaaaaaaaaacctagGAGAAACCCACCAGACAGCATCCTGAACGAATACGCGTGCTTGCAATCGCGGCAGATCAAGCTCATGATATGCACCTCAAATTTAGTTGTGACTAAGCACCAAAGTACAACTTTAGTTTAGGACATTTTACTATCTGCggtattttgaaattttttaaaaaatatgtaattttaaaatatgaaaattttttaaaaaatctggCGCTAAATGACTTTAAATTAAAAAATTGGCAACTACTAAGACGAAGATCATTTCTAGTACCACAACTTTGGTTTATGTCTTTTCCACATCTGGGGTCattggaaaaaaaaacaattttcAATTTGAAAATCTAAATATTTTAAATATGTTTTTCATACACTAAACAAACTGAAATAATAAATTATCAACTATAAACTTATAGATATTTGTGAGTACTACAACCTTGATATAAATTTGTCTTTATCAAACTTTATTTATAAAATTTATGAATTTTACTATGTTAGACCTATTTTTAAACGTGGACAACCGCCTCGGCTACAAAGCCTAGCCGTCTATAAAAATAACATGTCTAGAAAGCACCTCTAAAAAAATAGAAGATATTTTTAGAGGCAACTGAAAAACTCATCTACTTAATATTGATTTCTAGAGACGGAGAGCTCGTAAACCATTTTTAAAGACGGGTTTTAGTAGAGCCGTGTCGACCCAAAAGGGAGATGCCTATTAAAAAATCTTTGTATTATTGAAAACTCCAGCACTAACTTATTTAGCTTGATATAATTTTTACTCCATTGGCACACAAGTTTTCTTTGACGTGGCTTCATGGCACCTTTGATTTTACTAAAAAAAATAAGGTCATGTTTGGCACAATTTAGCTTCATTGGTGAAGTTGATTTTTTAGAAATGAGCTTCATAAACAACTTTTTAGGTAAAGTTGGACTGTTTTGGAAAAGTTGTTTGGCAAAACAGCTTTACTAACAGTTTCATGCAttgataaaagaaaaaaaataaagaaagctagaataaactatttttttttcagCTTTATTTCAACTCatatctttgtgagaggagaagaaaaataACTTCAGCTATGAAGCTATTTTAAAAAAAGTGTTCAGTAAAAAAACATCTTATAAAGTTATTGGAGTCCACAAGACGAGTTCGCTAAACATTTCATCCACGTGGCCTCCTTCCTCACCGGTCACCCTTATATGTCGGCGCTCTCCTCTCGTCTGTCCTAACCAATTTCTCATAGTCCTTTTTTCCCTCCACCCTCTCCCATTGacagatttaggccttgtttagttcacccaaaaaccaaaaagtttttaagatttcccgtcacatcaaatcttacgacacatacatgaagcactaaatatagataaaaacaaaaactaattgaacagtttgcatgtaaatcgcgagacgaatcttttgatcctaattagtccatgattagacaatatttgccacaaacaaacgaaaatgttatagggccaaaatccaaaaacttttcgcaactaaacaaggccttagttgtcaAAATTGTCATGGCCTACCCGTTCCAAACTGATCAAAAAGTGACTGGCCTCACTGAGATACGAATCTATGGACGAGGTAGATGATGGGTACTCCTCAATCCAAAAATAACTGTTATTTACACTTTTCAAAAAACAATTTTGACTAaacatatattaaaaaataataattatattatataattaatagCATTGGAAAGATTTTTCAATCTAGTTTTtctacaaatttatttagaaatataaatattgtacatatttttctttaaatcgAATTGAACATATGCCATAAAAATCAATAATAATagttaatttgggatggagggagtacctaTCGTTGATCGAGCCAATAAAGCCAACCACTGGACGGACCTGGATATCCACAGCTTTAAAAATCGGTTTGTTCTACATTGTATACAGTCTTTTATTAGTGGATTAACTGTCTTAGATGTATACAGACAACGGAGATGACATTTCTGAAAAAACATATCCAGAGTGATTGCATATATATGGTTTTCTATGCGAAATTATTCGACATGTGCATTGTAATGCAAATATTtcttcataaaagatatcaaagCATTTATTTTGGTATCTAACACATGAAGATTTCAAACATTTATTCGCGAGCTCGAGATAGGAAGGTTtctagcattttttttttggttctgcTACATGATATAAATAGTGTGTAGGCATAATGTACGATGCGTCACTATTATATTTGGCCAAATGAGTTAGGCCCACAGAGTCCGCATTGACATGGAAAAGTATGACCCGAGCATGGCACATTGTGCCTGTGCCTAGCACGATCGTGTCATAGGTCACGGCTTCAGCCTGCAGTGCCCGTGCGGGCCCTAATCTTCTAGGTTGGATGATCCTTTATACATTACAATCGTTGGATGTAGTATATAAATAGAAATTTCTAACCCTAGCCAGCTCTTATATCCCAATCGCTCACTCTGTTGCCGTCTGCATCTCGTCGCTCTTGGCTTGCCTCCCGTCCCTCGCGGCTTGTACCTCATCCGTTGCCCCCTCCTGCCCCCTCCACTCTCTTCTTCCCCGACCACTCTACCTCCATCCTGGCATCCTCCCTGTCTAGGGCTCCTTTCGCTCGGCGTCCCCACGATGATGGTGCTCCACCATGGCGCATCTGCCCACAACATGGGCAGCACAGGCATAAACATGCGACGGCGGTGCGTCCCCAAGCTCCTAGCTACGTGATGATTACGGCAAGCACGGCAGCGGTGGTGGCACCGTACCCCCGAACTCCGAGCGTGATGACAGCGTGCGCATCCCAGGCCTCCGGCACGACCCGTCTTGGGCGACACCTTCGAGCTGGCACGAGGTGGCATGCCGGACTACCGTGCCTAGCAGCACAGCACGGCACGACTAACAGGCCATAGTGTCATGTGTGGTCCGCGACCTTAGCATGGTAGCACTATCAGGCATGCCATGATTGCGCTGTCGTGCCCCATCATGCAGTGCCCCGCTGTGCCACTGCCTTGCCATGCCTGGACGACCTAGTTGGCCATGTATAGTCACTATATACCACCAACCAGTTTCCAGATTCCAATCCTGTGGCCTGTGAAAAAGTGGCTCTTCATTCTCCTCTTAGCCTTTGCAATGACTTTGACaatgcttaggccttgttcagttggcgaaatgaaaaattttcagtcactgtagcactttcatttgtttgtggtaaatgttgttcaattatggactaactaggctcaaaagattcatctcgtgatttacagataaactgtgtaattaatttttgtttttgactatatttattgtttcatgcatgtgccgcaagattcgatgtgacggagaatcttgaaaagtttttggtttgggggtgaactaaacaaagcctcagcTTTGGTCCAACATTTGCAGAGCTGGACTGGCATACCATTAAGCTTGGGGTATTCAGAGACTACAGCCTGCAGGACACTAATCTATAAAGGTAACACACCTGGTACGACAACTTCACGTTATTGTCACGCCCTGGAAATGCATGATGTCAATGTTCTATGCCAGCATGTTGACAATGtagctgttgggtaccataaaacggGATACCCTAACCAAGAGGGAAAAAGAGGCAAAAAGAGAATTAAATCTATAGGGATAAGCAGTAAGACCCGAGCCATATCGCAACTAGTGACTCGCCCGAGCCccggcctcgagcgcaatcgacgcctcgcccgagccccggcctcgagcgcaatcagcgcctcgcccgagccccaGCCTCGAGCGCAATCAACGCCTCGCTCGGGCCCCGGCCTCGAGTGCAATCAACGCCTCACCCGAGCCTCGGCCTCGGCGCCAGGCTTCTCACGCACAGTGGCCGTACCCCTGACGTGACACGGGCCATGCCTCCCACGCCGTGGCAGGACACGACGCCCATTATTCCAACAACTCCCCTCCCTATGACGTCTTACCCCTATCACTGTGAATACGGCACGACAGGGAGAGGGTTGGGTGGCGTTAACTCGCACCACTGTCACCAATTTCTGGCAATTACTGTTCCACTATTGCAGGACGGAGCACAGGGCCTCGGATCAGATGGCCACTATCCAAATAGGGCTCGGCGACGCCGCCAACAGGGACAACCATGTCGCTGCTACTAATGCAAGGACGTGGCGACAGACCTCCACAGTGCCGACGTCGTGACCCCCCTACGTATCAAGAATAGAAGACTAGACTTAGACATGTAAAAGCCCCACCTCCCCTTGTGGCTATAAAAGCGGAGGCAGGGCACCCCACAAGGGACACCGACACACACAACTAAACACTCCGGAGCTCAGAAGACagtgggggtgtttgggactgctccacaaaaaactggagtttgtgaagtacctctttaggtgctctcacaactctacCCTTTTTTCTCAAACTCAGTGCGTGGAGCTAAaactgtttggctaaaaaatgTGGAGTGGAGTTGAAAAatgtggagcagagcagtcccaaacacccccttagagcatctccaagagcttggctaaaatgAGTAGTCAAATTctaatgtttagccattttgtaaaatagataacttcttaaaaaagaagaggttTACTACAGCCTTGCTATGAGATAGCTAGTgccagtggttggctatatatggccaacgaaaatcaagggatagcaaactttctattttacaaaaccaaatagcacatctgttggagcctatTTTTCTACTATAAAAGTTCTAAAAAGCCTCCATAATAAGAATagcaaagctgttggagttgctcttactcCCTCTCTCGCAGTAAGCTTGTACACCTCTACTACAAGCACTTtcaggtgcaaggcaatacaggttCCGACCccctcactggacgtagggcatcattggcctgaaccagtataaattcccTATGTTCTctcgcatcaccatctggattaAGGGGCACACAGACTTATTACTCGTTAGTGCCTGGACCCCGAGACcagacaccgacagttggcgcgctaggtaggggcCTTTTGCGTGTGACACCTTTTCCATCAGGAAAAGCCCAGATGGCGTTTGGTTTTCGCCCACTTCGCCTCGGCACCATCATGaggtttgggagtttggagttcatgtctcttggcttcggctacgacatggtcctcctcccaccTCGTGATGATGCTGAGCCTCGTCTTGAGCCTCTCCCGCCCCAGCCGGAGCACGGGAGACGCTCAGGGCATCTTGCAAGGGGAGCCCGACGCAGGTGACAGAGGTCTAGGATCTCTGACCCCGTTTCTGGGGCCAGGACGCTTCATGTCCTCCCCCTGCACGTTCCTCATCAGATCGCCCATGCCTTTGGCCCACGACGTGCTAGGGGAAAGCCTCACGGAGCCGCAAGCTCTACTCCGAGGTCTGGAAAAGGGACAACACGACCCCTTGTTCCGCCTCGATGGAGGGACAAAGCACCACCCCCACTTCCTCCTTAGAAGGAGGACCTAGGGGCCTCGACTTCGTAGCTCCCTCCCACGTCGCCCTCAGAGCCTGAGGTGACGGCGGGAGGGCCCGCGACTGCGCCTCTTATGCTCCCCTATGGGCTTAAGAACGCAGCCGCCTCTTATGCCTCCTCCGTAAGCACTTCATTAAGTGCGTACGTGGATCTCTCGGGACACCATTTGAGGTCTACCCTTGATCCCATCGCCACCCCACCCGCATCCTCTTATCCTGAGGAAATCACCTCGGGTAAGGATGCATGGGCTGACGCTGACTTCTCTGGCCTCTGTGACCTAGAGACCTTCAGCGGCATCAACATCCTCTACGCCGAGACCCTAagcctcatggggatcagcatgTCTCGGCTAAGGAACGATGCAGCACCATTCCATGGAGTGGTGCCTGGGCACCAAGCCCACCCCCTCGGGCAGATCGACTTGCCTGTCTTCTTTGGGACCCCAACAACTTCAGATGGGAGGTCCTCACTTTCGATGTGGTCAggttcccagggacctaccacgcgatcctgGGAAGGCCAtgctatgccaagttcatggccgttcCCAACTACACATACCTCAAGCACAAGATGCCACGACCCAACGATGTCATC is a window from the Sorghum bicolor cultivar BTx623 chromosome 5, Sorghum_bicolor_NCBIv3, whole genome shotgun sequence genome containing:
- the LOC8060079 gene encoding uncharacterized protein LOC8060079 — encoded protein: MASLSFLFLGGGAFFFFLLATTVSVYTHMYQTSGNANDSGAATTHLHFYMHDEYAGPRPTAMRVVSGRSLLPPASSSDGDTTAAETSPSSSSSSSRRQFGDIAVLNNALDGGAHDRQRTRGHRAGVRRARVRGRRRVARDRAPGPGCRRAPGAAPSR